The Microbacterium sp. LWO12-1.2 genome includes a window with the following:
- a CDS encoding alpha/beta hydrolase, which produces MEIRGPLELPARREDIELQTADGLTLVGELAQPEAGEAVATLVTLHPLPTAGGFMDSHILRKAAGRLPALADLAVLRFNTRGTTSPRGTSDGAFDGGGAEQFDVAAAMDFVRERALPRPWLLGWSFGTELALKYGRDHDIEGVILLSPPLHRATDEEVAAWSGTDREVVVLVPELDDYLRPAEARERFSSIPHAKLIAVDGGKHLWVGETQTRRVLTEIVAAVNPSALPLATHWPPTA; this is translated from the coding sequence ATCGAGATTCGTGGCCCGTTGGAGCTGCCGGCCCGACGTGAGGACATCGAGCTGCAGACAGCCGACGGGCTGACTCTCGTCGGCGAGCTGGCTCAGCCGGAAGCCGGCGAGGCCGTGGCCACTCTCGTGACACTGCACCCGCTGCCCACCGCCGGTGGTTTCATGGACTCCCACATCCTGCGCAAGGCGGCTGGCCGTCTTCCGGCGCTGGCTGACCTCGCGGTACTCCGATTCAACACGCGGGGGACCACATCACCCCGGGGGACCAGCGACGGCGCATTCGACGGCGGCGGCGCTGAGCAGTTCGACGTGGCCGCAGCGATGGACTTCGTCCGCGAGCGCGCACTGCCGCGTCCGTGGCTCCTGGGCTGGTCGTTCGGTACGGAACTCGCGCTGAAATACGGCCGCGACCACGACATCGAGGGCGTGATCCTGTTGTCGCCGCCGTTGCATCGCGCGACGGACGAAGAGGTCGCTGCCTGGTCGGGCACCGATCGAGAGGTCGTGGTGCTCGTCCCCGAGCTCGACGACTACCTGCGCCCCGCCGAAGCGCGGGAGCGCTTTTCGTCGATCCCGCACGCGAAGTTGATCGCCGTGGATGGCGGAAAGCATCTCTGGGTGGGGGAGACTCAGACACGACGGGTGCTCACGGAGATAGTGGCCGCAGTGAACCCGTCGGCCCTTCCCCTCGCGACGCACTGGCCTCCGACCGCCTGA
- a CDS encoding AI-2E family transporter, translating into MKIHNPFRTALVATLGVGLGILLIGSVQNLSTVLLYVGTALFLSLGLDPVVAFLERRKLPRWSAVLVTMLVVLGVFAGIVLMILPLLVDQISQLVRRITLFLQSTYIGDVKTWIIEVFPGLQPDFIDDTFTRATDWLVENWGSITESVIVVGTAIVTGLFGAFIVLILTIYLTASTPSLKRAVYQLVPASKRDRFVDLAEQITDSVGYYVMGQLSLGVINGVLSAIFLSIIQAPFPAVLAVVAFFFSLIPLVGTLTGSTLIVLICLIPGLGSPATAIAAAIYYLIYMQIEAYIISPRIMSRAVSVPGAVVVVAALAGGSLLGLLGALIAIPVAASILIIYRQVLIPRMNEL; encoded by the coding sequence ATGAAGATCCACAATCCTTTCCGCACCGCCCTGGTGGCGACTCTCGGCGTGGGGTTGGGCATCCTCCTGATCGGGAGCGTGCAGAACCTCTCCACCGTTCTGCTCTACGTCGGCACCGCGCTCTTCCTCAGCCTCGGTCTCGACCCTGTTGTCGCGTTCCTCGAGCGGCGCAAGCTCCCTCGGTGGTCAGCAGTGCTGGTCACCATGCTCGTCGTACTCGGCGTGTTCGCCGGAATCGTGCTCATGATCCTCCCGCTCCTGGTCGATCAGATCAGTCAGCTGGTGCGCCGGATCACGCTGTTCCTCCAGAGCACGTACATCGGGGATGTCAAGACGTGGATCATCGAGGTGTTCCCCGGGCTGCAACCGGATTTCATCGACGACACGTTCACACGAGCGACGGACTGGCTGGTGGAGAACTGGGGTTCGATCACCGAAAGCGTCATCGTCGTCGGAACCGCCATCGTCACAGGTCTGTTCGGTGCCTTCATCGTGCTGATCCTCACGATCTACCTCACCGCCTCGACGCCTTCGCTCAAGCGCGCGGTCTACCAGCTCGTACCCGCCTCGAAGCGCGACCGCTTCGTTGACCTTGCGGAGCAGATCACCGACTCGGTCGGCTACTACGTCATGGGTCAGCTGTCGCTCGGCGTGATCAACGGTGTGCTGAGCGCGATCTTCCTGTCGATCATCCAGGCGCCGTTCCCCGCCGTGCTCGCTGTGGTCGCCTTCTTCTTCTCCCTGATCCCGCTGGTGGGAACACTCACCGGGTCGACACTGATCGTCCTGATCTGTCTGATCCCGGGGCTGGGCTCCCCGGCCACGGCCATCGCCGCAGCCATCTACTACCTCATCTACATGCAGATCGAGGCGTACATCATCTCCCCCCGCATCATGAGCCGCGCGGTATCCGTGCCGGGCGCGGTCGTCGTCGTCGCTGCGCTCGCCGGCGGGAGCCTGCTCGGACTGCTCGGGGCGCTGATCGCGATCCCGGTGGCCGCGAGCATCCTGATCATCTATCGGCAGGTGCTGATCCCGCGCATGAACGAGCTCTGA
- a CDS encoding glycosyl transferase: protein MRFVWAVVAFVLAAVLIGAGIAQRTIFMGPSTESSRVEVQEPAPFVLMDGEVLRSNPGAQTLLIHGDGDIFAAYGRTSDLEAWLADSDYNQVSVAKDGTFDVEHVAAPPVEDEGEGDADGGTTDEPVVRNPVGSDLWLDSFSDTDDLIANNMQLPDGMSVLIAYDGTQDAPDDIAISWPLDNSTPWAGPLMAAGGAVLLVGLILYVLGIRHQRRGRGPRRKGPGPLPVTEPIDVASLPPAERDALEQPSGESAAPQTPNSEVEDAEIVDETKDPDSKTSLRATRTPRRRLRLIALPAIGLTALLASGCSADSWPQFEDASATPSPTPTVIAPDNQKPPAVTESQATRILQEISATLVDADTALDLDLAATRLDGPALTARTTEYALRTELPDTTPPAAIPTDKVEVVLPEATDRWPRTVLLLSKSTSDDTVPPVILTMTQQDPWSNYKVSHMAEMSADVALPEVAASWLGTSLVPEDSAFLTVPPADLATAFADVVDEGEKSASYGLFDDPSLSLATSINDSRQELVQRLVDNNASETSQVTFDMTPADVAPVAMTTLGSGAIVSVVLTDTETVTPTVPDAVIRFGENPQAKALTGVSEAAKGIETTYSFQVFFAVPAQGSTEQIRLLAVHQDLISAKVIK from the coding sequence GTGCGTTTCGTATGGGCCGTGGTGGCCTTCGTGCTGGCCGCGGTGCTGATCGGCGCCGGGATCGCTCAGCGGACCATCTTCATGGGTCCGTCGACCGAGTCGAGCCGGGTCGAAGTCCAGGAACCCGCGCCGTTCGTGCTGATGGATGGCGAGGTGCTCCGGAGCAATCCGGGAGCGCAGACGCTGCTGATCCACGGCGACGGTGACATCTTCGCCGCCTACGGGCGCACCTCCGACCTCGAGGCCTGGCTCGCCGATTCGGACTACAACCAGGTGAGCGTCGCGAAGGACGGCACCTTCGATGTCGAGCATGTCGCGGCACCCCCTGTCGAGGATGAGGGCGAGGGCGACGCCGACGGTGGCACCACGGACGAGCCCGTCGTGCGCAACCCCGTCGGTTCCGACCTGTGGCTCGACTCGTTCAGCGACACGGATGACCTGATCGCCAACAACATGCAGCTTCCCGACGGCATGAGCGTGCTGATCGCCTACGACGGTACCCAGGATGCGCCGGATGACATCGCTATCTCCTGGCCCCTCGACAACAGCACGCCGTGGGCTGGTCCCCTGATGGCTGCCGGCGGCGCCGTGCTGCTGGTCGGTCTGATCCTCTATGTCCTCGGCATCCGTCACCAGAGACGCGGACGTGGACCCCGCCGTAAGGGGCCGGGGCCGTTGCCCGTCACCGAGCCGATCGATGTCGCTTCGCTTCCGCCCGCGGAGCGCGATGCCCTTGAGCAGCCGTCCGGAGAGTCCGCGGCTCCCCAGACTCCGAACTCCGAGGTGGAGGATGCGGAGATCGTCGACGAGACCAAGGATCCCGATTCGAAGACCTCATTGCGTGCCACCCGCACGCCTCGACGTCGTCTGCGCCTGATCGCGCTGCCCGCGATCGGCCTCACCGCGCTTCTTGCGAGCGGATGCTCGGCGGATTCCTGGCCGCAGTTCGAGGACGCGTCCGCGACGCCGTCGCCGACCCCGACCGTCATCGCTCCGGACAACCAGAAGCCGCCCGCCGTGACCGAGTCCCAGGCGACGCGGATTCTTCAGGAGATCTCCGCGACTCTCGTCGACGCGGACACTGCTCTTGACCTGGACCTCGCGGCCACCCGTCTCGACGGGCCCGCGCTCACCGCCCGGACGACCGAGTATGCGCTGCGCACGGAGCTCCCAGACACGACACCTCCCGCGGCGATTCCGACCGACAAGGTCGAGGTCGTCCTGCCGGAGGCGACTGATCGGTGGCCTCGTACCGTGCTCCTGTTGTCGAAGAGCACGAGTGACGACACCGTCCCCCCGGTGATCCTCACGATGACGCAGCAGGATCCTTGGTCGAACTACAAGGTCTCCCACATGGCGGAGATGTCAGCCGATGTGGCGCTTCCCGAAGTCGCGGCCAGCTGGCTGGGCACCTCGCTGGTCCCCGAGGACTCCGCCTTCCTCACTGTTCCTCCTGCTGACCTCGCCACCGCGTTCGCGGATGTCGTCGACGAAGGGGAGAAGAGCGCCTCCTACGGCCTGTTCGACGATCCGTCGCTGAGTCTCGCGACGTCCATCAATGACAGCCGTCAGGAACTGGTGCAGAGGCTCGTCGACAACAACGCCTCGGAGACGTCCCAGGTGACGTTCGACATGACCCCCGCCGATGTGGCGCCGGTGGCGATGACCACGCTCGGCAGCGGCGCGATCGTGAGCGTCGTCCTCACTGACACCGAGACGGTCACTCCGACCGTGCCGGATGCCGTGATCCGGTTCGGTGAGAACCCGCAGGCAAAGGCTCTGACGGGTGTCTCGGAGGCTGCCAAGGGCATCGAGACCACCTATTCGTTCCAGGTGTTCTTCGCGGTCCCCGCGCAGGGATCCACAGAACAGATCAGACTCCTCGCCGTCCACCAGGACCTCATCTCCGCAAAGGTGATCAAGTGA
- a CDS encoding tetratricopeptide repeat protein, with translation MTDISPAALRGAVDLSSLRNRPDPSAPSAPAPRVGDVVVDATDETFGQILEISRTVPVVIDLWAEWCGPCKQLSPIIEKVTRELGGRVLLAKVDVDANPQLAQSFRAQSIPMVVALIAGQPVPMFTGAVPESQVREVFAQLLQLAAQNGVTGSLPVGDAVAADEAPAEPPLPPLHAEAFAAIEIGDYAAAVTAYEKALAENPRDEDALAGLGQVRLLDRTQGLDLQTSRAAAAADPLDVQAQFDVADLDLAGGHVEDAFGRLLDLFEKLPSDERTPVRERLVELFGLIGVADPRVLAARNRLTSLLF, from the coding sequence GTGACCGATATTTCTCCCGCCGCCCTGCGCGGTGCCGTCGACCTGTCGAGCCTGCGCAACCGGCCGGATCCCTCCGCGCCGAGCGCGCCCGCACCGCGCGTCGGCGATGTGGTCGTCGACGCCACCGACGAGACCTTCGGGCAGATTCTCGAGATCTCGCGCACCGTGCCGGTCGTGATCGACCTGTGGGCCGAGTGGTGCGGCCCGTGCAAGCAGCTCAGCCCGATCATCGAGAAGGTGACGAGGGAGCTGGGCGGCCGTGTGCTGCTCGCCAAGGTCGACGTGGATGCGAACCCGCAGCTCGCGCAGAGCTTCCGTGCGCAGTCGATCCCGATGGTGGTCGCGCTGATCGCGGGGCAGCCGGTCCCGATGTTCACCGGCGCTGTGCCGGAATCCCAGGTCCGCGAGGTCTTCGCGCAGCTGCTGCAGCTCGCCGCCCAGAACGGGGTGACCGGCTCACTGCCCGTCGGCGACGCTGTCGCGGCCGACGAGGCGCCGGCGGAGCCGCCGCTCCCGCCGCTGCACGCGGAAGCGTTCGCGGCGATCGAGATCGGTGACTACGCGGCTGCGGTCACCGCCTACGAGAAGGCATTGGCAGAGAACCCCCGCGACGAGGATGCTCTCGCGGGCCTCGGCCAGGTGCGACTTCTCGACCGCACGCAGGGGCTGGATCTTCAGACGTCGCGTGCGGCAGCAGCTGCTGACCCGCTCGATGTTCAGGCGCAGTTCGACGTTGCCGATCTAGATCTCGCGGGTGGGCACGTGGAGGATGCCTTCGGGCGACTTCTGGACCTGTTCGAGAAGCTCCCGTCGGACGAGCGCACGCCGGTCCGTGAGCGTCTGGTCGAGCTGTTCGGGCTGATCGGCGTCGCAGACCCGCGCGTGCTCGCGGCACGCAACAGGCTCACATCGCTGCTGTTCTGA
- the glgB gene encoding 1,4-alpha-glucan branching protein GlgB produces MSYLEDVAASTDWEAIAAGSFHDPHSLLGSHPITDAADRTVTVVRARRPLASYVAAVFADGSRLELAHVAHGIWEARHDGPPVAYRLATAYGDDEETIAGDPYRHLPTLGDLDLHLIAEGRHERLWHVLGAHPRTLDGEDGVAFSVWAPNATAVRVVGDHNGWNGEPHAMRSMGVSGIWELFIPGLSAGDHYKFQIRTREGSWILKADPMASRAEVPPATASVVATSSYRWADGAWMTRRAATHAVAQPLSIYEVHLGSWRGGLGYRDAAEPLIQHVTDTGFTHVEFMPLAEHPFGGSWGYQVSGYYAPTSRFGSPDDLRYLIDRLHQAGIGVIMDWVPGHFPKDAFALARFDGQPLYEHPDPRRGEHQDWGTLIFDYGRPEVRGFLVANALFWLSEFHVDGLRVDAVASMLYLDYSREAGEWEPNIHGGRENLEAIRFLQEVNATAYRLHPGIMMIAEESTSFPGVTAPTDHAGLGFGFKWNMGWMNDSLQYIERDPMYRSHHEGEMTFSFVYAFGENYLLPISHDEVVHGKGSLLAKMPGDHWHKLANARAYLAYMWGHPGKKLLFMGQEFGQLAEWSEGRELDWWLLDQPSHRQLQDFVGVLNQTYRAQAPLWERDSDGSSFSRLGAPSWDPTVIAFERRDAHGGRVVVVSNFSGVERAGHPLALPKEGVWQEILNTDAGEYGGRGSGNLGLVYAHADGEAATATMTLPALSTIWLRHQNDPHVPTISRG; encoded by the coding sequence ATGAGCTACCTCGAAGACGTCGCGGCATCCACCGATTGGGAGGCGATCGCAGCCGGATCGTTCCACGATCCCCATTCCCTGCTCGGCTCCCACCCGATCACGGATGCCGCTGATCGTACCGTCACCGTGGTCCGCGCCCGGCGCCCGCTCGCGTCGTATGTGGCGGCCGTCTTCGCAGATGGCAGTCGACTCGAACTCGCGCATGTCGCTCATGGGATCTGGGAGGCGCGGCATGACGGACCACCCGTCGCGTATCGCCTCGCGACCGCCTACGGCGACGATGAAGAGACGATCGCCGGCGACCCCTATCGCCACCTTCCCACGCTGGGCGACCTCGACCTGCATCTGATCGCGGAGGGTCGTCACGAGCGCCTGTGGCACGTCCTGGGCGCACACCCGCGCACGCTGGACGGCGAGGATGGTGTCGCATTCTCGGTATGGGCGCCGAACGCCACCGCTGTGCGGGTCGTCGGGGACCACAACGGATGGAACGGTGAGCCGCACGCGATGCGGTCGATGGGCGTGAGCGGCATCTGGGAGCTCTTCATCCCCGGGTTGAGCGCCGGCGACCACTACAAGTTCCAGATCCGCACCCGTGAGGGGTCCTGGATCCTGAAGGCCGACCCGATGGCATCCCGTGCCGAGGTGCCTCCCGCGACGGCGTCCGTCGTCGCGACCTCCTCGTATCGCTGGGCGGACGGCGCCTGGATGACGCGGCGTGCAGCGACACACGCTGTGGCGCAGCCGCTGTCGATCTATGAAGTCCACCTCGGTTCGTGGCGCGGTGGACTCGGCTACCGTGACGCCGCCGAGCCGCTCATCCAGCACGTCACCGACACCGGATTCACGCACGTCGAGTTCATGCCGCTCGCCGAACACCCCTTCGGCGGATCGTGGGGGTATCAGGTCAGCGGCTACTACGCGCCGACCAGCCGGTTCGGGAGCCCGGACGACCTCCGCTACCTGATCGATCGCCTGCACCAGGCCGGTATCGGCGTGATCATGGACTGGGTGCCCGGCCACTTCCCCAAGGACGCCTTCGCGCTCGCGCGCTTCGACGGTCAGCCGCTGTACGAGCACCCGGACCCCCGCCGAGGCGAGCACCAGGACTGGGGCACGCTGATCTTTGACTACGGTCGCCCGGAGGTGCGCGGATTCCTCGTCGCGAACGCGCTGTTCTGGCTCAGCGAGTTCCACGTCGACGGCCTCCGCGTCGACGCGGTCGCCTCGATGCTCTACCTCGACTACTCGCGAGAGGCAGGTGAGTGGGAGCCCAACATCCACGGCGGTCGGGAGAATCTGGAGGCCATCCGCTTCTTGCAGGAGGTCAACGCGACCGCCTATCGCCTGCACCCCGGCATCATGATGATCGCCGAGGAGTCGACGAGCTTCCCCGGAGTCACCGCTCCGACCGACCACGCCGGACTCGGCTTCGGTTTCAAGTGGAACATGGGGTGGATGAACGATTCCCTCCAGTACATCGAACGCGATCCGATGTATCGTTCCCACCACGAGGGTGAGATGACCTTCTCGTTCGTCTACGCGTTCGGCGAGAACTATCTGCTCCCCATCAGCCACGACGAGGTCGTGCACGGCAAGGGCAGTCTGCTCGCCAAGATGCCGGGCGACCACTGGCACAAGCTCGCGAACGCGCGCGCCTACCTGGCGTACATGTGGGGTCACCCTGGCAAGAAGCTCCTGTTCATGGGGCAGGAGTTCGGCCAGCTCGCCGAGTGGTCGGAGGGCAGAGAACTCGACTGGTGGCTGCTCGATCAGCCCTCGCATCGGCAGCTGCAGGACTTCGTCGGCGTGCTCAACCAGACCTATCGAGCCCAGGCGCCCCTCTGGGAGCGCGACAGCGACGGCTCGTCCTTCTCCCGCCTCGGCGCCCCGAGCTGGGATCCCACCGTCATCGCCTTCGAGCGGCGCGATGCCCATGGCGGCAGGGTCGTCGTGGTGAGCAACTTCTCCGGGGTCGAGCGCGCAGGTCACCCTCTCGCCCTCCCGAAGGAGGGTGTGTGGCAGGAGATCCTGAACACCGACGCCGGAGAGTACGGCGGGCGGGGTTCAGGGAATCTCGGACTCGTCTACGCGCACGCCGACGGTGAAGCGGCAACCGCCACCATGACATTGCCGGCGCTGTCGACCATCTGGCTACGCCACCAGAACGATCCGCACGTGCCGACGATCAGCAGAGGTTGA
- a CDS encoding alpha-1,4-glucan--maltose-1-phosphate maltosyltransferase has translation MAARAGTRSSALRSSAQIPTRALVGDTGREGLRATRLPLSDASPSVPGGFPAKAFVGEVVPFSVVSFREGHDALGVHLRLTDPHGEQSLHRLTPRNDGTDRWTVDVALDVQGTWTYRFEAFSDDFATWAHAASLKVAAEVDVDIMAALGAELLTRAAAEKDRPAAQRARLRADAAALAAGDAATTLALSTDAGLARIFADRPTITLSSTSDAQSIVVDRTAAGVAAWYEFFPRSEGAKRLKDGTVKSGTFRTAAKRLPAVAAMGFDVLYLVPIHPIGETNRKGRNNTLTTEPGDPGSPYAIGSADGGHDAIHPDLGTAQDFRAFVRAARKESLEIALDLALQASPDHPWVTEHPEWFTTLPDGTIAYAENPPKKYQDIYPLNFDNDPEGIYDEMLRIVQHWVRQGVKIFRVDNPHTKPLQFWEWLIAVVNAEDPDVIFLAEAFTRPAVMRALAAVGFQQSYSYFTWRNTKAELEEFLTSVSQETSDYMRPNLFVNTHDILTEYLQFGGRAAYRIRACIAATAAPLYGVYAGYELFENVARPGSEENIDNEKYEYKFRDWEGEEKRGDSLAPLLRSLNTIRRAHPALRQLRNFRAHWSDDDAVLVYSKHLDAAFTGTGQADTIIVVANVDPHSVRETTVHLDTTVWGVTPGESFEVEDLLTGAVWTWNDHNYVRLDAFMEPVHILKVKERS, from the coding sequence GTGGCTGCACGTGCTGGTACCCGGTCCTCGGCTCTTCGGAGCTCCGCTCAGATCCCGACGCGCGCGCTGGTCGGTGATACTGGCAGAGAAGGCCTCCGCGCGACACGGCTCCCGCTCTCGGACGCGTCGCCGTCGGTTCCCGGCGGATTCCCCGCGAAGGCGTTCGTCGGAGAGGTCGTCCCGTTCAGCGTCGTCTCGTTCCGCGAAGGTCATGACGCACTCGGTGTGCATCTCCGGCTCACGGATCCGCACGGCGAGCAGAGTCTGCATCGGCTGACTCCCCGCAACGACGGCACCGATCGCTGGACGGTCGATGTCGCGCTCGACGTCCAGGGGACGTGGACCTATCGGTTCGAGGCGTTCTCGGATGACTTCGCGACGTGGGCGCACGCGGCCTCTCTGAAGGTCGCGGCCGAAGTGGACGTCGACATCATGGCGGCTCTCGGAGCCGAGCTGCTCACCCGCGCAGCGGCGGAGAAGGATCGACCTGCCGCGCAGCGCGCGCGGTTGCGTGCAGATGCCGCCGCCCTTGCTGCGGGAGACGCGGCCACGACTCTTGCGCTGTCGACGGACGCCGGCCTCGCTCGGATCTTCGCGGACCGCCCCACGATCACGTTGAGCTCCACCTCGGACGCGCAGTCGATCGTCGTCGATCGCACCGCCGCTGGCGTCGCCGCCTGGTACGAGTTCTTCCCTCGGTCCGAAGGCGCGAAGCGGTTGAAGGACGGCACGGTCAAGAGCGGCACATTCCGCACGGCTGCGAAGCGACTGCCCGCGGTCGCCGCCATGGGTTTCGACGTGCTCTACCTCGTGCCGATCCACCCGATCGGAGAGACGAACCGCAAGGGACGCAACAACACGCTCACCACCGAGCCGGGCGACCCCGGGTCTCCGTATGCGATCGGCTCGGCGGACGGTGGACACGACGCCATCCACCCCGACCTGGGCACCGCACAAGACTTCCGGGCATTCGTGCGCGCTGCACGCAAGGAGAGCCTCGAGATCGCCCTCGATCTGGCGCTGCAGGCGTCGCCCGATCACCCGTGGGTCACCGAGCATCCCGAGTGGTTCACGACGCTGCCGGACGGCACGATCGCCTATGCCGAGAACCCGCCGAAGAAGTATCAGGACATCTATCCGCTGAACTTCGACAACGACCCCGAGGGCATCTACGACGAGATGCTGCGCATCGTGCAGCATTGGGTCCGGCAGGGCGTGAAGATCTTCCGCGTCGACAACCCGCACACCAAGCCGCTGCAGTTCTGGGAGTGGCTGATCGCTGTCGTGAACGCAGAGGATCCGGATGTCATCTTCCTGGCGGAGGCCTTCACCCGTCCGGCGGTGATGCGCGCTCTCGCGGCGGTCGGATTCCAGCAGAGCTACAGCTACTTCACCTGGCGAAATACCAAGGCGGAGCTCGAGGAGTTCCTCACCTCGGTGTCGCAGGAGACCAGCGACTACATGCGTCCGAACCTCTTCGTGAACACGCACGACATCCTCACCGAGTACCTGCAGTTCGGCGGCAGAGCGGCCTACCGCATCCGGGCGTGCATCGCGGCCACCGCAGCTCCTCTGTACGGCGTGTACGCGGGCTACGAGCTCTTCGAGAACGTCGCCAGGCCAGGTTCGGAAGAGAACATCGACAACGAGAAGTACGAGTACAAGTTCCGCGACTGGGAGGGCGAAGAGAAGCGCGGCGACTCGCTCGCCCCTCTCCTGCGATCCCTCAACACGATCCGCCGCGCGCACCCCGCCCTCCGCCAGCTTCGCAACTTCCGCGCGCATTGGAGCGATGACGACGCCGTGCTTGTGTACAGCAAGCATCTGGATGCCGCCTTCACCGGCACAGGCCAGGCGGACACCATCATCGTCGTCGCGAACGTCGACCCCCATTCGGTCCGCGAGACGACCGTGCACCTCGACACCACGGTGTGGGGTGTCACGCCCGGTGAGAGCTTCGAGGTCGAGGATCTCCTCACCGGAGCGGTGTGGACCTGGAACGACCACAACTACGTACGCCTCGACGCCTTCATGGAGCCGGTGCACATCCTGAAGGTGAAGGAGCGGTCATGA
- the glgX gene encoding glycogen debranching protein GlgX → MPASRDFTAPGGTALDDLGVRLHDGVGTLRIWSQNASSVELVVFDATDLDWATDQVALERLPGGIWQVTTPLLQPGTRYAIRVGGPHGPGNTFNPETMLLDPYARGLAQGDGYEEWRSVVIVDGFDWGDSQKPRIPLDRTVIYEGHLKGLTKRHPDVPPALHGTYAGLAHPAMIAYFHELGITSVELLPVHAFVPEPRLLERGLTNYWGYNTLNFFTPHNAYASEDARKQGPEAVLAEFKGMVRLLHEAGIEIILDVVYNHTSEEGIGGPRSSLRGIDNASYYRQDESGVYIDTTGCGNTLDTSTDAGARLVLDSLRYWAQEMQIDGFRFDLAAAIARDASHTYTPEHPLLTAIANDPILRDTKLIAEPWDVGLGGWQTGNFPAGWHEWNDRYRDRVRNFWLSDIDYARRASAPVGIGGFATRLAGSSNTFSEDRGPLASVNFVTAHDGFTLHDLVSYDVKHNEANGEQNRDGADMNRAFNHGVEGPTDDPTILAARRKAMRNLLGTLLLSAGIPMLTAGDEVGRTQRGNNNAYAQDSAMTWLGWEFEPWQNDLRAHVSRLIALRASNPALRPSRYARLGEHIPNASVMDWFDQNGETMESAQWTDPGNRTLQYVAASTPDREQYNRILLIVHGTESPIDVRLPDEIEDATRFVSLWSSADERPSDTEESFSPGDVLPIPGTSMRLFRVE, encoded by the coding sequence ATGCCCGCGTCCCGAGACTTCACTGCGCCCGGCGGAACAGCACTCGACGACCTCGGCGTGCGCCTGCACGACGGTGTCGGTACCCTCCGCATCTGGTCGCAGAACGCTTCGTCCGTCGAACTCGTCGTCTTCGATGCGACCGACCTCGATTGGGCGACCGATCAGGTTGCGCTGGAGCGCCTCCCCGGTGGCATCTGGCAGGTCACCACCCCCCTCCTCCAGCCGGGTACCCGCTACGCGATCCGTGTCGGCGGTCCTCACGGTCCCGGGAACACGTTCAACCCGGAGACCATGCTCCTGGACCCCTATGCGCGCGGCCTCGCCCAGGGCGACGGTTACGAAGAGTGGCGCTCCGTCGTGATCGTCGACGGCTTCGACTGGGGCGACTCCCAGAAGCCTCGTATCCCGCTCGACCGGACCGTGATCTATGAAGGCCACCTGAAGGGCCTGACCAAGCGTCACCCTGACGTGCCGCCCGCGCTGCACGGCACGTACGCAGGACTTGCGCATCCCGCGATGATCGCGTACTTCCACGAGCTCGGGATCACCTCGGTCGAGCTCCTCCCGGTGCACGCATTCGTGCCCGAGCCGCGACTTCTCGAACGCGGACTCACGAACTACTGGGGATACAACACCCTCAACTTCTTCACACCTCATAACGCCTACGCCAGCGAGGACGCACGCAAACAGGGTCCGGAAGCAGTCCTCGCCGAGTTCAAGGGGATGGTGCGGCTGCTGCACGAGGCCGGGATCGAGATCATCCTCGACGTCGTCTACAACCACACGTCCGAAGAGGGCATCGGAGGTCCGCGGTCGAGCCTGCGCGGGATCGACAACGCCAGCTACTATCGGCAGGACGAATCCGGGGTCTACATCGACACCACGGGGTGCGGCAACACGCTCGACACGTCGACCGATGCCGGTGCACGGCTGGTCCTGGACTCCCTGCGCTACTGGGCTCAGGAGATGCAGATCGACGGCTTCCGCTTCGACCTCGCCGCCGCGATCGCCCGCGACGCCTCGCACACCTACACGCCGGAGCATCCCCTACTCACCGCCATCGCGAACGATCCGATCCTGCGCGACACGAAGCTCATCGCCGAGCCGTGGGACGTGGGTCTCGGCGGATGGCAGACCGGCAACTTCCCGGCCGGCTGGCACGAGTGGAACGACCGGTATCGCGACCGCGTCCGCAACTTCTGGCTCAGCGACATCGACTACGCACGACGTGCATCCGCCCCTGTCGGCATCGGCGGCTTCGCGACGCGCCTCGCCGGTTCCTCGAACACGTTCAGCGAAGACCGCGGCCCGCTCGCCAGCGTCAACTTCGTGACCGCCCACGACGGGTTCACCCTGCACGACCTGGTGTCCTACGACGTCAAGCACAACGAGGCGAACGGCGAGCAGAACCGCGACGGCGCCGACATGAACCGCGCGTTCAACCATGGCGTGGAGGGCCCGACCGACGACCCGACGATCCTCGCGGCGCGACGGAAAGCCATGCGCAACCTGTTGGGCACGCTGCTGCTGTCCGCGGGCATCCCCATGCTGACGGCCGGCGACGAGGTGGGCCGCACACAGCGTGGCAACAACAACGCCTACGCGCAGGATTCCGCCATGACGTGGCTGGGCTGGGAGTTCGAGCCCTGGCAGAACGATCTGCGTGCGCATGTCTCCCGGCTCATCGCACTCCGCGCATCGAACCCCGCGCTGCGCCCGAGCCGCTACGCCCGCCTCGGCGAGCACATCCCGAACGCCTCGGTCATGGACTGGTTCGACCAGAACGGCGAGACCATGGAGAGCGCGCAGTGGACGGACCCCGGCAACCGTACGCTCCAGTATGTCGCGGCCTCGACCCCGGATCGCGAGCAGTACAACCGCATCCTGCTCATCGTGCACGGGACCGAATCGCCGATCGACGTGCGGCTGCCCGACGAGATCGAGGACGCGACGCGATTCGTGTCGCTCTGGTCGAGCGCCGATGAGCGTCCGTCCGACACCGAGGAGTCGTTCTCGCCCGGCGATGTGCTGCCGATCCCCGGAACCTCGATGAGGCTCTTCCGGGTGGAATGA